One segment of [Limnothrix rosea] IAM M-220 DNA contains the following:
- a CDS encoding NAD(P)H-quinone oxidoreductase subunit J → MTEEQQTNTEETAIVEAGAVSQLLSENGFAHDSLEPDHSGVEIIKVDAELLIPLCTALYAFGFNYLQCQGAYDIGPGKELVSFYHLTKVSDDMTDPEEVRIKVFLPRENPVLPSVYWIWKAADWQERECYDMFGIVYEGHPNLKRILMPEDWIGWPLRKDYVSPEFYELQDAY, encoded by the coding sequence ATGACAGAAGAGCAACAGACAAATACTGAAGAAACGGCGATCGTCGAAGCTGGTGCTGTTTCTCAACTTTTGTCAGAAAATGGCTTTGCCCATGATTCTTTAGAGCCGGATCATAGTGGTGTTGAAATCATCAAAGTGGATGCGGAGCTGCTTATTCCCCTTTGTACTGCGCTATATGCCTTTGGTTTTAATTATCTTCAATGCCAAGGTGCCTATGATATTGGTCCGGGTAAGGAGCTTGTCAGTTTTTACCATTTGACCAAGGTTAGTGATGATATGACTGACCCGGAAGAAGTTCGCATCAAGGTATTTTTGCCCCGTGAAAATCCGGTTTTACCTTCTGTTTACTGGATTTGGAAGGCTGCTGATTGGCAAGAGCGGGAATGCTATGACATGTTTGGCATTGTTTATGAGGGTCACCCTAATCTGAAGCGTATTTTGATGCCGGAAGATTGGATTGGTTGGCCGTTGCGCAAGGATTATGTTTCGCCGGAATTTTATGAGCTCCAGGATGCATATTAG
- a CDS encoding pre-16S rRNA-processing nuclease YqgF → MTIYLGFDPGRDKCGVAVMDDATNLFYHEVILADAVLETVESLRKTYDFSLLIMGNQTTAQQWQQRLQTEISPPLAIALVNERNSTLEARERYWEMFPPSFRQKLLPKGMRLPPRPIDDIVAILLIERYLESLQSPNITKL, encoded by the coding sequence ATGACCATATATTTAGGATTTGACCCCGGACGCGATAAATGTGGTGTTGCAGTAATGGACGATGCCACAAACCTGTTTTACCACGAAGTCATTCTTGCCGATGCTGTCCTAGAAACGGTGGAATCTCTCCGTAAAACCTATGATTTTTCATTACTAATTATGGGAAATCAAACAACAGCACAGCAATGGCAGCAGCGCTTACAAACCGAAATTTCTCCACCATTGGCGATCGCCCTTGTGAACGAGCGCAACAGTACCCTAGAAGCCCGGGAGAGATATTGGGAGATGTTCCCGCCGAGCTTTAGACAAAAACTACTACCCAAAGGTATGCGATTACCCCCACGTCCCATCGACGACATTGTCGCAATTCTGCTCATTGAACGCTACCTTGAATCCCTGCAAAGTCCCAATATAACCAAACTCTAA
- a CDS encoding DUF3084 domain-containing protein, translated as MTSAFVLIFSVLILGGILAALGDRLGSKVGKARLSLFNLRPKQTAVVVTVMTGTVIAASTLGLLFGLSKSLRQGVFQLDKILAQRRQELEEITDAKQQIEAELDLARQDQLAAQTELEGIEAKFATAQSQLTTFRDQAALLEEEIEALAAEQRDLKTQRDQLATQSEMLQTKVSEQNEIIEARSSQIASLESQRQGLQNEINSRDQTIASLDQAIADKDQILQNVESQIFRLQEQIDILEASYINFRSGNVALTTGQVLAFGVVRILDRDVVNQAVDELLREANRNAILATRGRNPDFDERVVQITNTQVQNLADEIEDGRDYVVRLLAAGNYLQGESQVQVFADAVLREDVFDAGEVIAAISLENLSIQNPTAARQPIDFLLGAAQFQARQAGILGDIQVRDGDLSHIIAFADAINESLEPVTEIRAIAMEDTDNAGPLKLELVALSNGKVVFRR; from the coding sequence ATGACTAGTGCTTTTGTACTGATATTTTCGGTCTTGATACTAGGCGGTATCCTTGCGGCTTTGGGCGATCGCCTTGGTAGCAAAGTGGGTAAGGCTCGCTTAAGCCTGTTCAATTTACGCCCCAAACAAACTGCCGTAGTGGTCACGGTAATGACGGGTACAGTGATTGCTGCTAGTACATTAGGGTTACTATTTGGTCTTAGTAAGTCCCTACGCCAAGGGGTCTTTCAGTTGGACAAAATTTTGGCGCAACGTCGCCAAGAACTGGAGGAGATTACTGATGCGAAGCAACAAATCGAGGCAGAACTAGACTTAGCCCGCCAAGATCAATTGGCGGCTCAAACTGAGCTAGAGGGTATCGAAGCAAAGTTTGCCACGGCCCAGTCCCAGCTCACTACTTTCCGGGATCAAGCCGCTCTTCTAGAGGAAGAGATTGAAGCGCTTGCGGCAGAGCAACGGGATTTAAAGACACAGCGGGATCAGCTTGCGACCCAAAGTGAAATGTTACAGACTAAGGTGAGTGAGCAAAACGAGATTATTGAAGCGCGTTCTAGCCAAATCGCCTCCCTCGAATCCCAGCGCCAAGGGCTACAAAATGAAATTAATAGTCGCGATCAGACCATTGCCAGCCTTGACCAGGCGATCGCCGACAAAGACCAAATTTTACAAAATGTCGAGTCCCAGATCTTCCGATTACAAGAACAAATCGATATTTTAGAAGCCAGCTACATCAATTTTCGCAGCGGTAATGTTGCCCTCACAACGGGTCAAGTATTAGCCTTTGGTGTCGTACGAATTTTAGACCGTGACGTGGTCAATCAAGCCGTAGATGAACTACTACGGGAAGCAAACCGCAATGCCATTTTGGCCACAAGGGGTCGTAATCCTGACTTTGATGAGCGAGTGGTACAAATCACCAACACACAGGTTCAAAATCTCGCTGACGAAATTGAAGATGGACGTGACTACGTCGTACGCTTGTTAGCTGCCGGTAATTATCTACAGGGAGAAAGTCAGGTGCAAGTCTTTGCTGATGCGGTCTTGCGAGAAGACGTTTTTGATGCCGGTGAGGTGATTGCGGCCATTTCACTAGAAAACCTCAGCATCCAAAACCCCACAGCCGCCCGTCAACCCATTGATTTTCTTTTAGGGGCGGCGCAGTTCCAAGCGCGTCAAGCCGGTATTCTGGGTGATATCCAAGTGAGAGACGGTGATCTTAGCCATATTATTGCCTTTGCCGATGCTATTAATGAGTCCCTTGAACCAGTCACTGAAATTCGGGCGATCGCCATGGAAGACACCGATAACGCCGGCCCCTTAAAACTCGAACTTGTAGCTCTAAGCAATGGTAAAGTCGTATTTAGACGCTAA
- the ntcA gene encoding global nitrogen regulator NtcA, with the protein MIYNSDTAQSDFYPNQVPELPVNQITDLAAAFRQFHSGPFPPVVENYDRGKTIFFPGDPAERVYFLLKGAVRLSRVYEAGEEITVALLRENSVFGVLSLLTGQKSDRFYHAVAFTPVELLSAPIEQVQKALQEHPELSMLMLRGLSSRILQTEMMIETLAHRDMGSRLVSFLLILCRDFGVPTEEGIRVDLKLSHQAIAEAIGSTRVTVTRLLGELREKNMISIYKKKITVHDPVNLSQQFA; encoded by the coding sequence ATGATCTATAACTCTGATACTGCCCAAAGCGATTTTTATCCGAATCAAGTCCCTGAATTACCCGTGAATCAAATTACTGATCTGGCTGCTGCTTTCCGACAATTCCACAGTGGCCCATTTCCTCCCGTTGTTGAAAATTATGATCGCGGTAAAACGATTTTTTTTCCTGGTGACCCGGCTGAGCGGGTTTATTTTTTATTAAAAGGTGCGGTGCGTCTCTCCCGGGTGTATGAAGCTGGGGAAGAGATTACGGTGGCGTTGCTCCGGGAAAATAGTGTGTTTGGTGTGTTGTCCCTGTTAACGGGTCAAAAGTCGGATCGTTTTTATCACGCAGTGGCCTTTACGCCTGTGGAGCTTTTGTCTGCGCCGATTGAACAGGTACAAAAGGCGTTACAGGAGCATCCTGAATTGTCGATGTTGATGCTGCGGGGACTGTCTTCGCGGATTTTACAAACGGAGATGATGATTGAGACTTTAGCGCACCGGGACATGGGATCGCGTTTGGTGAGTTTTCTGTTAATTCTCTGTCGCGATTTTGGGGTGCCGACGGAAGAGGGGATCCGTGTGGATCTGAAGCTCTCTCACCAAGCGATCGCCGAAGCGATCGGGTCAACGCGGGTAACGGTGACGAGATTACTCGGAGAACTGCGCGAAAAAAACATGATTTCGATTTATAAGAAAAAAATTACAGTGCATGACCCAGTAAATCTGAGCCAACAGTTCGCTTAA
- the fabI gene encoding enoyl-ACP reductase FabI, which translates to MLDLTGKNALVTGIANNKSIAWGIAQQLHAAGANIGVTYLPDDKGRFEKKVGKLVEPLNPTLFLPCNVQDDEQVDQVFEAVKQDWGKLDILIHCLAFAHREDLTGEFSDTSRAGFQTALDISSYSLTRLARGAKEVMTDGGAIVTMTYLGGVKVIPNYNVMGVAKSALEMSVRYLAADLGPSNIRVNGISAGPIRTLASSAVGGILDMIHHVEATAPLRRTVTQTEVGNTAAFLCSDLSSGITGQIIYVDSGYEIMGM; encoded by the coding sequence ATGCTTGATCTAACTGGAAAAAACGCCCTTGTCACAGGGATTGCAAATAATAAATCTATTGCTTGGGGCATTGCGCAACAGCTCCACGCGGCAGGCGCAAACATTGGCGTAACTTATTTACCCGACGATAAAGGTCGTTTTGAGAAAAAAGTCGGCAAACTGGTTGAGCCCCTTAATCCCACGCTATTTCTGCCTTGTAATGTTCAGGACGATGAGCAGGTGGATCAAGTGTTTGAAGCGGTCAAACAAGATTGGGGTAAGCTCGATATCCTCATCCACTGTTTGGCTTTTGCCCACCGTGAAGATTTAACGGGTGAGTTTAGTGATACTTCCCGGGCTGGTTTCCAGACGGCTCTTGATATTAGTTCCTATTCTCTTACGCGTTTGGCTCGTGGTGCAAAGGAAGTCATGACGGATGGGGGGGCGATCGTCACCATGACTTATCTTGGTGGTGTCAAAGTGATTCCTAATTACAACGTGATGGGTGTGGCGAAGTCTGCGCTGGAAATGAGTGTTCGTTACCTTGCGGCGGATCTAGGCCCTAGTAATATTCGCGTCAATGGTATTTCTGCTGGCCCGATTCGGACGTTGGCTTCTTCGGCGGTGGGGGGCATTCTGGATATGATTCACCATGTGGAGGCGACTGCGCCTTTGCGACGGACGGTGACTCAAACGGAAGTGGGCAATACGGCGGCATTCCTTTGTAGTGATTTGTCTAGTGGCATCACGGGTCAGATTATTTATGTGGATTCTGGTTACGAAATTATGGGTATGTAG
- the rsmH gene encoding 16S rRNA (cytosine(1402)-N(4))-methyltransferase RsmH, giving the protein MPEEFVHISVLREELVDGLDIRDDGHYLDVTLGGGGHTELILQRSPTCRVTAVDRDAMAIEAASVRLKGFGDRLKIVRSNFAEFEPFGQKFDGIIADLGVSSAQFDQGDRGFSFRMDAPLDMRMDQRQNLSAADIVNRYGEKDLADIFYEYGEERLARKIAKKIVDQRPIHTTKELENIVFYTYHPKARKGRLHPATKVFQALRIAVNGELEALKGLLDKTPQWLNPGGKIGIISFHSLEDRIVKNTFRGHDLLRVVTKKPIVATAAEINRNPRARSAKLRFAEAKDITVET; this is encoded by the coding sequence ATGCCAGAAGAGTTTGTTCACATTTCGGTATTGCGGGAGGAGCTAGTTGATGGGCTGGATATTCGTGATGATGGGCATTATCTGGATGTGACGCTGGGTGGTGGTGGTCATACGGAACTGATTTTGCAACGATCGCCGACCTGTAGAGTGACAGCGGTGGATCGGGATGCGATGGCTATTGAAGCGGCTTCGGTGCGGTTAAAGGGATTTGGCGATCGCCTCAAGATTGTGCGGAGTAATTTTGCAGAATTCGAGCCTTTTGGTCAAAAGTTTGACGGGATCATTGCAGATCTAGGGGTGAGTTCGGCGCAATTTGATCAAGGCGATCGCGGCTTCAGTTTTCGGATGGATGCACCGTTGGATATGCGCATGGATCAGCGGCAAAATCTGTCGGCAGCAGATATCGTCAACCGTTATGGCGAAAAAGATTTGGCGGACATTTTTTATGAATATGGTGAAGAGCGTTTAGCGCGGAAAATTGCGAAAAAAATTGTTGATCAAAGACCGATTCACACCACAAAAGAATTAGAAAATATTGTTTTTTATACCTATCACCCCAAGGCTCGTAAGGGTCGACTACATCCGGCAACTAAAGTTTTTCAAGCACTACGCATTGCAGTCAATGGTGAACTAGAGGCATTAAAAGGTTTACTAGACAAAACGCCTCAATGGCTGAACCCCGGCGGCAAAATCGGTATTATTAGTTTTCACAGCCTCGAAGACCGCATTGTTAAAAATACCTTTCGGGGACATGATTTATTGCGAGTGGTCACAAAAAAACCCATTGTGGCGACGGCAGCGGAAATCAACAGAAATCCCCGCGCCCGCTCAGCAAAATTACGATTTGCAGAGGCCAAAGACATAACGGTAGAAACGTAG
- a CDS encoding CPBP family intramembrane glutamic endopeptidase: protein MNIRPSNADQQYQIPFVSLVPFLLMTFGLTWGLFALFIFFSEPITEIFGAVSGQHPLFILAVWAPAIATFILVTFHSGREGLQRYLSRLFLWRCSPSWYLFLIFGVPLLFFGGSALKGDLFATALPFDSFQSLILALVMTIITGPVEEFGWRGLALPLLQRKFAPIGAALILGIIWGFWHLPAFLLSGTPQSAWSFTPFLAGSIALSVIVTPLFNTSRGSILLPAIFHFQCNNPIWPDAQPYDIFIFIVAAIVIVWLKRKTMFRKTRAVTTVIPISTS from the coding sequence ATGAATATTCGCCCCTCAAATGCTGACCAACAATATCAGATTCCTTTCGTCTCCCTCGTGCCGTTTTTGCTGATGACCTTCGGCTTAACATGGGGGCTATTCGCGCTGTTTATCTTTTTTTCTGAACCGATAACTGAGATTTTTGGTGCAGTGAGCGGTCAACACCCCCTATTTATCTTGGCCGTCTGGGCTCCGGCGATCGCCACGTTTATCCTCGTCACCTTTCACAGCGGACGAGAAGGCTTGCAACGTTATTTGTCTCGATTGTTCCTCTGGCGCTGCTCCCCATCTTGGTATCTCTTTCTAATTTTCGGCGTTCCACTACTATTTTTTGGCGGCTCTGCATTAAAAGGTGATCTTTTCGCCACAGCATTGCCCTTTGACTCATTTCAGTCACTGATCCTCGCTTTAGTTATGACGATAATTACTGGCCCAGTTGAGGAATTTGGCTGGCGAGGACTGGCTTTACCTTTGTTACAACGCAAGTTCGCGCCCATAGGAGCAGCATTAATTTTGGGAATAATCTGGGGATTCTGGCATCTGCCTGCATTCCTGTTGAGCGGTACACCCCAAAGTGCTTGGTCCTTTACGCCCTTTTTAGCGGGTTCTATTGCCCTGAGCGTGATTGTCACGCCATTATTTAACACCTCACGCGGCAGTATTTTGCTCCCTGCCATTTTTCATTTCCAGTGCAACAACCCGATCTGGCCCGACGCTCAACCCTATGACATATTTATTTTTATTGTTGCGGCGATTGTGATTGTCTGGCTCAAGCGCAAAACAATGTTTAGAAAAACGAGGGCAGTGACAACTGTTATCCCCATCTCCACCAGTTAG
- a CDS encoding M23 family metallopeptidase has protein sequence MITGLMLTQVLLPLVLIVWMAIAPLRNVMGFWLQAAVTATVLWAIANMGLWILPPWWTPYLYGLLFIIALGIGWRWHKPTQKMPSNWLGWVLVTSLVAFGVFAGNEAVSSWLGQFPPSLPSVNLSFPLRGGDYLILNGGSDIRINAHLKTMDESVPRFRAYRGNGYAVDIVQIDRFGWRATGILPRDLSAYKIYGQPVLAPCDGQIIQAVDHLPDMQIPEVDRENLAGNHVILRCDDIDILLAHFRPQSLAVQAGVNVKVGDRLAEVGNSGASNEPHLHIHAQRPGLANTPFSGDPLPMSFDGRFLVRGDRLIK, from the coding sequence ATGATCACTGGTCTAATGCTGACACAAGTTTTATTACCTTTGGTGCTCATTGTCTGGATGGCGATCGCCCCCCTTCGTAATGTGATGGGTTTTTGGCTACAGGCTGCCGTTACAGCCACTGTTTTGTGGGCGATCGCCAATATGGGTCTGTGGATCTTGCCGCCTTGGTGGACACCATATCTCTATGGATTGCTGTTTATCATTGCCCTAGGGATTGGGTGGCGATGGCATAAACCGACGCAAAAAATGCCATCAAATTGGCTGGGATGGGTTCTCGTGACAAGCTTGGTTGCTTTCGGCGTATTTGCGGGGAATGAAGCCGTAAGCAGTTGGCTGGGACAATTTCCACCGTCATTGCCCTCTGTCAACCTTAGTTTCCCGTTGCGCGGAGGAGATTATCTAATTCTCAATGGTGGCAGCGACATTCGGATTAATGCCCATCTCAAAACCATGGATGAATCTGTGCCGCGTTTTCGTGCCTATCGAGGCAATGGCTATGCAGTGGATATTGTCCAAATTGATCGATTTGGCTGGCGAGCCACTGGAATTTTGCCTCGTGATCTGTCGGCTTACAAGATTTATGGTCAGCCCGTGCTAGCCCCCTGTGATGGTCAAATTATTCAGGCGGTTGATCATCTGCCAGATATGCAAATCCCTGAAGTCGATAGGGAAAATCTCGCGGGAAATCATGTCATTTTGCGCTGCGATGATATCGATATTTTATTGGCTCATTTTCGACCACAAAGTCTTGCTGTTCAGGCTGGGGTGAATGTGAAAGTCGGCGATCGCCTTGCTGAAGTGGGCAACTCTGGGGCAAGTAATGAACCCCACTTGCATATCCATGCCCAGCGACCCGGTTTAGCCAATACCCCATTCTCTGGCGATCCTTTACCCATGAGCTTTGACGGGCGTTTTTTGGTGCGCGGCGATCGCCTCATTAAATAA
- a CDS encoding DUF6920 family protein: protein MANTKLVSMEDLWRSPLIHDRPFDPDFLTNLPPVAKRYLETAISPQLRNTIADKPLASAVRLWMHGEIKLGQQWHPFKGEEVIHWQRGMVWRATTWMKGLPIWGADRLVDGVGSMQWKMLGLFPVMQASGQDVSRSGVGRVQGEAVWLPSVLCQPEIGWLDLDESTAQANFTIFGEPAHLVLSVNHVGLLESVKLARWGNPAGDTYGYVNFGGIVEKNETFSGYTIPTRLRIGWFFGGDRFASEGEFFRCTIDNAIYR from the coding sequence ATGGCTAATACTAAACTGGTTTCAATGGAGGATTTATGGCGATCGCCACTTATTCATGATCGCCCCTTTGACCCTGACTTTTTAACTAACCTCCCACCCGTTGCCAAACGCTATCTTGAAACTGCCATCAGCCCCCAGCTGCGCAATACTATCGCTGACAAACCACTAGCCTCTGCGGTCAGATTATGGATGCATGGTGAAATCAAGTTAGGGCAACAATGGCATCCCTTTAAAGGGGAAGAAGTGATCCATTGGCAGCGGGGTATGGTTTGGCGAGCTACCACTTGGATGAAAGGTTTGCCCATTTGGGGAGCGGATCGATTGGTGGACGGTGTGGGTAGTATGCAATGGAAAATGTTGGGGTTATTTCCCGTAATGCAAGCATCGGGTCAGGATGTTAGCCGTTCTGGGGTTGGGCGAGTGCAAGGCGAAGCGGTGTGGCTGCCCTCTGTGCTCTGTCAGCCGGAAATAGGATGGCTCGATTTGGATGAATCTACCGCCCAGGCTAACTTTACAATTTTTGGGGAGCCAGCCCATCTTGTCCTTAGTGTGAATCATGTTGGTCTGCTGGAAAGTGTGAAATTAGCACGGTGGGGAAATCCGGCCGGGGATACTTATGGGTATGTGAATTTTGGCGGCATTGTTGAAAAAAACGAGACTTTTTCGGGCTACACCATTCCCACTCGTCTCCGCATCGGTTGGTTTTTCGGCGGCGATCGCTTTGCGTCAGAAGGGGAATTTTTCCGTTGCACTATTGACAATGCCATCTACCGTTAA
- a CDS encoding phosphate ABC transporter ATP-binding protein produces the protein MTTLQPPSKLAHRPVSMRTERLSLQYGEKIAFQDISLEIPAQKITAIVGPSGSGKSSFLTCLNRLCDLTAQCSISGKAFLAGQNIFDPKLDVIALRRRVGMLFQQPNPFPFSIYKNLAFPLREHGYKQRTDIDHCIESSLKAVGLWDEVKDCLKRSALRLSGGQQQRLCLARTLALKPEVILMDEPCSALDPISTQVIEDLIRELGDRHTIVIVTHNLAQAKRIAHQTALFWTQDHCGKLIEVSPTAEFFEQPKDPLTQAYIRGLQG, from the coding sequence ATGACCACTCTCCAGCCGCCGTCAAAACTTGCTCATCGTCCTGTGTCCATGCGAACGGAGCGACTTAGCCTACAATATGGTGAAAAAATAGCGTTTCAAGATATTTCTCTAGAAATTCCTGCCCAAAAAATTACGGCGATCGTCGGGCCGTCGGGGTCAGGAAAAAGTAGCTTTTTGACCTGTCTAAATCGTCTGTGTGACTTAACGGCTCAATGCTCTATTTCAGGCAAAGCTTTCCTTGCCGGACAAAATATTTTTGACCCAAAGCTCGATGTCATTGCGTTGCGTCGTCGGGTGGGCATGCTCTTCCAGCAACCGAATCCCTTTCCCTTTTCAATTTATAAAAACCTCGCCTTTCCACTGCGCGAACATGGCTACAAACAGCGTACTGACATTGACCACTGCATCGAATCTAGCCTCAAAGCTGTGGGACTGTGGGATGAGGTGAAAGACTGCCTTAAACGCAGTGCGTTGCGATTATCCGGTGGGCAACAACAGCGGCTGTGTTTAGCCCGTACCCTTGCCCTCAAACCAGAAGTGATTTTAATGGATGAACCTTGCAGTGCCCTCGATCCGATTTCGACTCAAGTGATTGAAGATTTGATTCGGGAATTAGGCGATCGCCACACCATTGTGATCGTCACCCACAACCTTGCCCAAGCCAAACGCATTGCCCACCAAACGGCACTTTTCTGGACTCAGGATCATTGTGGCAAACTGATCGAAGTCAGCCCCACAGCGGAATTTTTTGAACAACCCAAGGATCCACTAACCCAAGCCTATATCCGTGGTTTGCAAGGTTAG
- the pstA gene encoding phosphate ABC transporter permease PstA produces the protein MVNLRWGDRLFSFLIWLIPLGITSLFLWIIGDIFWHGLGQLNWQFVTAAPIDSGRDGGIAPILISTVYILLICMGVSLPLGVGTAMLLAEFSDADSNFGRLIRRSLDILAGVPSIVFGLFGNALFVKMLGFGFSILAGGLTLACMVLPLLIRSTEEGLRAVPRSYRLSAASLGISQVKTLWYLVLPAATPGLIVGFTLGLGRAIAETAALIFTSGYVDRMPTSWLDSGRSLSIHIYDLAMNISNGNGNAYGTATILILLLLLINGGTSLLGNYWMRRHLKF, from the coding sequence ATGGTTAATCTGCGGTGGGGCGATCGCCTATTTTCTTTTTTAATCTGGTTAATCCCGCTAGGAATTACAAGCCTTTTTCTCTGGATTATTGGGGATATTTTTTGGCATGGCCTAGGACAACTTAACTGGCAATTTGTCACTGCTGCCCCCATTGATTCTGGTCGAGATGGAGGCATTGCGCCAATCCTCATTTCGACTGTGTATATTTTGCTGATTTGTATGGGTGTGTCGTTGCCGTTAGGAGTTGGTACAGCAATGCTTTTGGCAGAATTTAGCGATGCCGACTCAAACTTTGGCCGATTAATTCGACGCAGTTTAGATATTCTGGCCGGAGTGCCATCTATCGTGTTTGGGCTGTTTGGTAATGCGTTATTTGTGAAAATGTTGGGGTTCGGTTTTTCAATTTTGGCGGGCGGCTTGACCCTTGCCTGCATGGTATTACCCCTCCTAATTCGCTCGACAGAGGAAGGTTTGCGCGCCGTACCCCGTTCCTATCGTCTGAGTGCTGCATCCCTCGGCATTTCCCAAGTAAAAACGCTATGGTATTTAGTTTTACCCGCTGCGACTCCCGGTTTAATTGTGGGATTTACCCTTGGTCTCGGTCGGGCGATCGCCGAAACTGCTGCGTTAATTTTCACCAGTGGCTATGTGGATCGCATGCCCACATCATGGCTCGATTCAGGTCGCAGTTTGTCGATTCATATTTACGATTTGGCGATGAATATTTCCAATGGCAATGGGAACGCCTACGGCACAGCAACTATCTTGATTTTGCTACTTTTACTGATTAACGGCGGCACTAGTTTGCTGGGTAACTACTGGATGCGCCGCCACCTCAAATTTTAA